One Perognathus longimembris pacificus isolate PPM17 chromosome 2, ASM2315922v1, whole genome shotgun sequence DNA segment encodes these proteins:
- the Slc4a2 gene encoding anion exchange protein 2 isoform X1: MSSAPRRPASGGDSLHLPEPESVGPGSPGFPQQEEDDLHRTLGVERFEEILQEAASRGGDEPGRSYGEEDFEYHRQSSHHIHHPLSTHLPPDGRRRKAPQGPGRKPRRRPGASPTGETPTIEEGEEDEDEASEAEGARAPTQPSPASTPSSVQFFLQEDEGTDRKAERTSPSPPMQLPPQEAAPRATKGAQTGAPVEEVAVVASGTAGGDDGGASGRPPPKAQPGHRSYNLQERRRIGSMTGAEQALLPRVPTDESEAQTLATADLDLMKSHRFEDVPGVRRHLVRKNAKGSGQSAREGREPGPTPRARPRAPHKPHEVFVELNELLLDKNQEPQWRETARWIKFEEDVEEETERWGKPHVASLSFRSLLELRRTLAHGAVLLDLDQQTLPGVAHQVVEQMVISDQIKAEDRANVLRALLLKHSHPSDEKDFSFPRNISAGSLGSLLGHHHAQGAESDPHVTEPLIGGIPETRLEVERERELPPSAPPAGITRSKSKHELKLLEKIPENAEATVVLVGCVEFLSHPTMAFVRLREAVELDAVLEVPVPVRFLFLLLGPSSANMDYHEIGRSISTLMSDKQFHEAAYLADEREDLLTAINAFLDCSVVLPPSEVQGEELLRSVAHFQRQMLKKREEQGRLLPPGAGSEPKSAQDKALLQMVEAAGAVEDDPLRRTGRPFGGLIRDVRRRYPHYLSDFRDALDPQCLAAVIFIYFAALSPAITFGGLLGEKTHNLIGVSELIMSTALQGVVFCLLGAQPLLVIGFSGPLLVFEEAFFLFCDSNQLEYLVGRVWIGFWLVLLALLMVALEGSFLVRFVSRFTQEIFAFLISLIFIYETFCKLIKIFKEHPLHGCSVANSSEVAGDDNTTWAGAASTRSPGNESVAGPSVPGRPQGQPNTALLSLVLMAGTFFIAFFLRKFKNSRFFPGRIRRVIGDFGVPIAILIMVLVDYSIQDTYTQKLNVPSGFSVTAPEKRGWVINPLGEKSPFPVWMMVASLLPAVLVFILIFMETQITTLIISKKERMLQKGSGFHLDLLLIVAMGGICALFGLPWLAAATVRSVTHANALTVMSKAVAPGDKPKIQEVKEQRVTGLLVALLVGLSMVIGDLLRQIPLAVLFGIFLYMGVTSLNGIQFYERLHLLLMPPKHHPDVTYVKKVRTLRMHLFTALQLLCLALLWAVMSTAASLAFPFILILTVPLRMVVLTRIFTEREMKCLDANEAEPVFDEREGVDEYNEMPMPV; encoded by the exons ATGAGCAGCGCCCCGAGGCGCCCCGCCTCGGGCGGGGATTCCTTGCACTTG CCGGAACCCGAGAGCGTGGGCCCGGGGAGCCCCGGCTTCCCCCAGCAGGAGGAGGACGATCTCCACCGCACCCTGGGCGTCGAGCGGTTCGAGGAGATCCTCCAGGAGGCCGCGTCCCGCGGGGGAGACGAGCCGGGCCGCAGCTATGGGGAGGAGGACTTCGAGT ACCACCGCCAGTCCTCCCACCACATCCACCACCCGCTCTCCACCCACCTGCCCCCGGACGGGCGCCGCCGCAAGGCCCCCCAGGGCCCCGGCCGGAAGCCCCGGAGGCGTCCCGGGGCCTCCCCCACGGGGGAGACCCCCACCattgaggagggggaggaggacgaggacgaagCCAGCGAGGCCGAGGGGGCCCGGGCCCCCACGCAGCCGTCCCCCGCCTCCACGCCCTCCTCCGTGCAG TTCTTCCTGCAAGAGGATGAAGGCACGGACCGGAAGGCGGAGAGGACCAGCCCGTCACCCCCCATGCAGCTTCCGCCCCAGGAGGCGGCTCCTCGGGCCACCAAGGGGGCCCAGACTGG cgcCCCGGTGGAGGAGGTGGCGGTCGTGGCCAGCGGCACCGCGGGGGGCGACGACGGGGGCGCCTCCGGCCGCCCCCCGCCCAAAGCCCAGCCGGGGCATCGCAGCTACAACCTGCAGGAGCGGCGGCGCATCGGGAGCATGACGGGGGCCGAGCAGGCGCTGCTGCCCCGCGTGCCCACGGACGAGAGCGAGGCGCAGACGCTGGCCACCGCCGACCTCGACCTCATGAAGA GTCACCGGTTTGAGGACGTGCCGGGGGTGAGGCGACACTTGGTACGGAAGAACGCCAAAGGGTCCGGGCAGAGCGCCCGGGAAGGACGAGAGCCGGGCCCcacgccccgggcccggccccgggccccccacaaACCCCACGAG GTATTTGTGGAGCTCAATGAGCTGCTGCTGGATAAAAACCAGGAACCTCAGTGGCGGGAGACGGCCCGCTGGATCAAATTTGAGGAAGACGTGGAGGAGGAGACTGAGCGCTGGGGGAAGCCGCACGTCGCCTCGCTGTCCTTCCGGAGCCTTCTGGAGCTTCGGCGAACTCTGGCCCATG GGGCCGTGCTCCTGGACCTGGACCAGCAGACGCTGCCCGGGGTGGCCCATCAGGTGGTGGAGCAGATGGTCATCTCGGACCAGATCAAGGCCGAGGACAGAGCCAACGTGCTGCGGGCCCTCCTCCTGAAGCACAG CCACCCGAGCGACGAGAAGGACTTCTCCTTCCCCCGCAACATCTCCGCCGGCTCCCTGGGCTCCCTGCTGGGACACCATCACGCGCAGGGGGCGGAGAGCGACCCCCACGTCACGGAGCCGCTCATTGGGGGGATTCCCGAGACCCGGCTGGAGGTGGAGCGCGAG CGCGAGCTGCCCCCGTCGGCCCCCCCGGCTGGCATCACCCGTTCCAAGTCCAAGCACGAGCTGAAGCTGCTGGAGAAGATCCCCGAGAACGCGGAGGCCACCGTGGTCCTCGTGG GCTGCGTGGAGTTCCTCTCGCACCCCACCATGGCCTTCGTGCGGCTGCGCGAGGCCGTGGAGCTGGACGCCGTGCTGGAGGTCCCGGTGCCCGTGcgcttcctcttcctgctcctgggCCCCAGCAGCGCCAACATGGACTACCACGAGATCGGCCGGTCCATCTCCACCCTCATGTCCGACAAG CAATTCCACGAGGCGGCCTACCTGGCGGACGAGCGGGAGGACCTGCTGACGGCCATCAACGCCTTCCTGGACTGCAGCGTGGTGCTGCCGCCTTCCGAGGTGCAGGGCGAGGAGCTGCTGCGCTCCGTCGCCCACTTCCAGCGCCAGATGCTCAAGAAGCGGGAGGAGCAGGGCCGGCTGCTCCCCCCGGGCGCGGGGTCGGAGCCCAAGTCCGCCCAGGATAAGG CGCTCCTGCAGATGGTAGAGGCAGCGGGCGCGGTGGAAGACGATCCCCTCCGGCGGACCGGCCGGCCCTTCGGGGGGCTGATCCGGGACGTGCGGCGGCGCTACCCCCACTACCTGAGCGACTTCCGCGACGCGCTCGACCCCCAGTGCCTGGCCGCCGTCATCTTCATCTACTTCGCGGCCCTGTCGCCCGCCATCACCTTCGGGGGGTTGCTTG GGGAGAAGACGCACAACCTGATCGGGGTGTCGGAGCTGATCATGTCCACGGCACTCCAGGGCGTGGTTTTCTGCCTGTTGGGGGCTCAGCCGCTGCTCGTCATCGGCTTCTCGGGGCCCCTGCTGGTCTTCGAGGAGGCCTTCTTCTTG TTCTGTGATAGCAACCAGCTGGAGTACCTGGTGGGCCGCGTGTGGATCGGCTTCTGGCTCGTCCTCCTGGCCCTGCTCATGGTGGCCCTGGAGGGCAGCTTCCTGGTCCGCTTCGTGTCCCGCTTCACCCAGGAGATCTTTGCTttcctcatctccctcatcttcatcTACGAGACCTTCTGCAAGCTGATCAAG ATCTTCAAGGAGCATCCCCTCCACGGCTGCTCAGTCGCCAACAGCTCCGAGGTCGCTGGGGACGACAACACGACTTGGGCCGGGGCGGCCTCCACACGGAGCCCCGGCAACGAGAGCGTGGCCGGGCCGTCCGTACCCGGAAGGCCCCAGGGCCAGCCCAACACGGCCCTGCTGTCGCTGGTGCTCATGGCGGGCACCTTCTTCATTGCCTTCTTTCTTCGAAAATTCAAGAACAGTCGGTTCTTTCCCGGCCGG ATCCGGCGGGTGATTGGGGACTTCGGGGTGCCCATCGCGATCCTCATCATGGTGCTCGTAGATTACAGTATCCAGGACACCTACACCCAG AAGCTGAACGTGCCCAGTGGCTTCTCGGTGACGGCTCCCGAGAAGCGGGGCTGGGTCATCAACCCCCTGGGGGAGAAGAGCCCCTTCCCCGTGTGGATGATGGTGGCCAGCCTGCTGCCCGCCGTCCTGgtcttcatcctcatcttcatggAGACGCAGATCACCAC gctGATCATCTCCAAGAAGGAGCGCATGCTGCAGAAGGGCTCCGGCTTCCACCTGGACCTGCTGCTCATCGTGGCCATGGGCGGCATCTGCGCCCTCTTcggcctgccctggctggccgcCGCCACCGTCCGCTCCGTCACCCACGCCAACGCGCTCACCGTCATGAGCAAAGCCGTGGCGCCCGGGGACAAGCCCAAGATCCAGGAGGTGAAGGAGCAGCGGGTGACGGGGCTGCTGGTGGCTCTGCTCGTCG gccttTCCATGGTTATTGGCGACCTGCTGCGACAGATTCCCTTGGCTGTGCTTTTTGGCATTTTCCTGTACATGGGAGTCACTTCCCTCAACGGGATCCAGTTCTACGAGCGGCTGCACCTGCTGCTCATGCCGCCCAAACACCACCCGGACGTCACCTATGTCAAAAAG GTGCGGACCCTGCGGATGCACCTGTTCACCGCCCTGCAGCTGCTCTGCCTGGCCCTGCTCTGGGCCGTCATGTCCACGGCCGCCTCGCTGGCCTTCcccttcatcctcatcctcacggTGCCTCTGCGCATGGTGGTGCTCACCCGCATCTTCACCGAGCGAGAGATGAAATGC CTGGATGCGAACGAGGCGGAGCCTGTGTTTGATGAGCGGGAGGGCGTGGACGAGTACAACGAGATGCCCATGCCTGTATAG
- the Slc4a2 gene encoding anion exchange protein 2 isoform X2, with the protein MDFLLRPQPEPESVGPGSPGFPQQEEDDLHRTLGVERFEEILQEAASRGGDEPGRSYGEEDFEYHRQSSHHIHHPLSTHLPPDGRRRKAPQGPGRKPRRRPGASPTGETPTIEEGEEDEDEASEAEGARAPTQPSPASTPSSVQFFLQEDEGTDRKAERTSPSPPMQLPPQEAAPRATKGAQTGAPVEEVAVVASGTAGGDDGGASGRPPPKAQPGHRSYNLQERRRIGSMTGAEQALLPRVPTDESEAQTLATADLDLMKSHRFEDVPGVRRHLVRKNAKGSGQSAREGREPGPTPRARPRAPHKPHEVFVELNELLLDKNQEPQWRETARWIKFEEDVEEETERWGKPHVASLSFRSLLELRRTLAHGAVLLDLDQQTLPGVAHQVVEQMVISDQIKAEDRANVLRALLLKHSHPSDEKDFSFPRNISAGSLGSLLGHHHAQGAESDPHVTEPLIGGIPETRLEVERERELPPSAPPAGITRSKSKHELKLLEKIPENAEATVVLVGCVEFLSHPTMAFVRLREAVELDAVLEVPVPVRFLFLLLGPSSANMDYHEIGRSISTLMSDKQFHEAAYLADEREDLLTAINAFLDCSVVLPPSEVQGEELLRSVAHFQRQMLKKREEQGRLLPPGAGSEPKSAQDKALLQMVEAAGAVEDDPLRRTGRPFGGLIRDVRRRYPHYLSDFRDALDPQCLAAVIFIYFAALSPAITFGGLLGEKTHNLIGVSELIMSTALQGVVFCLLGAQPLLVIGFSGPLLVFEEAFFLFCDSNQLEYLVGRVWIGFWLVLLALLMVALEGSFLVRFVSRFTQEIFAFLISLIFIYETFCKLIKIFKEHPLHGCSVANSSEVAGDDNTTWAGAASTRSPGNESVAGPSVPGRPQGQPNTALLSLVLMAGTFFIAFFLRKFKNSRFFPGRIRRVIGDFGVPIAILIMVLVDYSIQDTYTQKLNVPSGFSVTAPEKRGWVINPLGEKSPFPVWMMVASLLPAVLVFILIFMETQITTLIISKKERMLQKGSGFHLDLLLIVAMGGICALFGLPWLAAATVRSVTHANALTVMSKAVAPGDKPKIQEVKEQRVTGLLVALLVGLSMVIGDLLRQIPLAVLFGIFLYMGVTSLNGIQFYERLHLLLMPPKHHPDVTYVKKVRTLRMHLFTALQLLCLALLWAVMSTAASLAFPFILILTVPLRMVVLTRIFTEREMKCLDANEAEPVFDEREGVDEYNEMPMPV; encoded by the exons ATGGACTTCCTCCTGCGGCCTCAG CCGGAACCCGAGAGCGTGGGCCCGGGGAGCCCCGGCTTCCCCCAGCAGGAGGAGGACGATCTCCACCGCACCCTGGGCGTCGAGCGGTTCGAGGAGATCCTCCAGGAGGCCGCGTCCCGCGGGGGAGACGAGCCGGGCCGCAGCTATGGGGAGGAGGACTTCGAGT ACCACCGCCAGTCCTCCCACCACATCCACCACCCGCTCTCCACCCACCTGCCCCCGGACGGGCGCCGCCGCAAGGCCCCCCAGGGCCCCGGCCGGAAGCCCCGGAGGCGTCCCGGGGCCTCCCCCACGGGGGAGACCCCCACCattgaggagggggaggaggacgaggacgaagCCAGCGAGGCCGAGGGGGCCCGGGCCCCCACGCAGCCGTCCCCCGCCTCCACGCCCTCCTCCGTGCAG TTCTTCCTGCAAGAGGATGAAGGCACGGACCGGAAGGCGGAGAGGACCAGCCCGTCACCCCCCATGCAGCTTCCGCCCCAGGAGGCGGCTCCTCGGGCCACCAAGGGGGCCCAGACTGG cgcCCCGGTGGAGGAGGTGGCGGTCGTGGCCAGCGGCACCGCGGGGGGCGACGACGGGGGCGCCTCCGGCCGCCCCCCGCCCAAAGCCCAGCCGGGGCATCGCAGCTACAACCTGCAGGAGCGGCGGCGCATCGGGAGCATGACGGGGGCCGAGCAGGCGCTGCTGCCCCGCGTGCCCACGGACGAGAGCGAGGCGCAGACGCTGGCCACCGCCGACCTCGACCTCATGAAGA GTCACCGGTTTGAGGACGTGCCGGGGGTGAGGCGACACTTGGTACGGAAGAACGCCAAAGGGTCCGGGCAGAGCGCCCGGGAAGGACGAGAGCCGGGCCCcacgccccgggcccggccccgggccccccacaaACCCCACGAG GTATTTGTGGAGCTCAATGAGCTGCTGCTGGATAAAAACCAGGAACCTCAGTGGCGGGAGACGGCCCGCTGGATCAAATTTGAGGAAGACGTGGAGGAGGAGACTGAGCGCTGGGGGAAGCCGCACGTCGCCTCGCTGTCCTTCCGGAGCCTTCTGGAGCTTCGGCGAACTCTGGCCCATG GGGCCGTGCTCCTGGACCTGGACCAGCAGACGCTGCCCGGGGTGGCCCATCAGGTGGTGGAGCAGATGGTCATCTCGGACCAGATCAAGGCCGAGGACAGAGCCAACGTGCTGCGGGCCCTCCTCCTGAAGCACAG CCACCCGAGCGACGAGAAGGACTTCTCCTTCCCCCGCAACATCTCCGCCGGCTCCCTGGGCTCCCTGCTGGGACACCATCACGCGCAGGGGGCGGAGAGCGACCCCCACGTCACGGAGCCGCTCATTGGGGGGATTCCCGAGACCCGGCTGGAGGTGGAGCGCGAG CGCGAGCTGCCCCCGTCGGCCCCCCCGGCTGGCATCACCCGTTCCAAGTCCAAGCACGAGCTGAAGCTGCTGGAGAAGATCCCCGAGAACGCGGAGGCCACCGTGGTCCTCGTGG GCTGCGTGGAGTTCCTCTCGCACCCCACCATGGCCTTCGTGCGGCTGCGCGAGGCCGTGGAGCTGGACGCCGTGCTGGAGGTCCCGGTGCCCGTGcgcttcctcttcctgctcctgggCCCCAGCAGCGCCAACATGGACTACCACGAGATCGGCCGGTCCATCTCCACCCTCATGTCCGACAAG CAATTCCACGAGGCGGCCTACCTGGCGGACGAGCGGGAGGACCTGCTGACGGCCATCAACGCCTTCCTGGACTGCAGCGTGGTGCTGCCGCCTTCCGAGGTGCAGGGCGAGGAGCTGCTGCGCTCCGTCGCCCACTTCCAGCGCCAGATGCTCAAGAAGCGGGAGGAGCAGGGCCGGCTGCTCCCCCCGGGCGCGGGGTCGGAGCCCAAGTCCGCCCAGGATAAGG CGCTCCTGCAGATGGTAGAGGCAGCGGGCGCGGTGGAAGACGATCCCCTCCGGCGGACCGGCCGGCCCTTCGGGGGGCTGATCCGGGACGTGCGGCGGCGCTACCCCCACTACCTGAGCGACTTCCGCGACGCGCTCGACCCCCAGTGCCTGGCCGCCGTCATCTTCATCTACTTCGCGGCCCTGTCGCCCGCCATCACCTTCGGGGGGTTGCTTG GGGAGAAGACGCACAACCTGATCGGGGTGTCGGAGCTGATCATGTCCACGGCACTCCAGGGCGTGGTTTTCTGCCTGTTGGGGGCTCAGCCGCTGCTCGTCATCGGCTTCTCGGGGCCCCTGCTGGTCTTCGAGGAGGCCTTCTTCTTG TTCTGTGATAGCAACCAGCTGGAGTACCTGGTGGGCCGCGTGTGGATCGGCTTCTGGCTCGTCCTCCTGGCCCTGCTCATGGTGGCCCTGGAGGGCAGCTTCCTGGTCCGCTTCGTGTCCCGCTTCACCCAGGAGATCTTTGCTttcctcatctccctcatcttcatcTACGAGACCTTCTGCAAGCTGATCAAG ATCTTCAAGGAGCATCCCCTCCACGGCTGCTCAGTCGCCAACAGCTCCGAGGTCGCTGGGGACGACAACACGACTTGGGCCGGGGCGGCCTCCACACGGAGCCCCGGCAACGAGAGCGTGGCCGGGCCGTCCGTACCCGGAAGGCCCCAGGGCCAGCCCAACACGGCCCTGCTGTCGCTGGTGCTCATGGCGGGCACCTTCTTCATTGCCTTCTTTCTTCGAAAATTCAAGAACAGTCGGTTCTTTCCCGGCCGG ATCCGGCGGGTGATTGGGGACTTCGGGGTGCCCATCGCGATCCTCATCATGGTGCTCGTAGATTACAGTATCCAGGACACCTACACCCAG AAGCTGAACGTGCCCAGTGGCTTCTCGGTGACGGCTCCCGAGAAGCGGGGCTGGGTCATCAACCCCCTGGGGGAGAAGAGCCCCTTCCCCGTGTGGATGATGGTGGCCAGCCTGCTGCCCGCCGTCCTGgtcttcatcctcatcttcatggAGACGCAGATCACCAC gctGATCATCTCCAAGAAGGAGCGCATGCTGCAGAAGGGCTCCGGCTTCCACCTGGACCTGCTGCTCATCGTGGCCATGGGCGGCATCTGCGCCCTCTTcggcctgccctggctggccgcCGCCACCGTCCGCTCCGTCACCCACGCCAACGCGCTCACCGTCATGAGCAAAGCCGTGGCGCCCGGGGACAAGCCCAAGATCCAGGAGGTGAAGGAGCAGCGGGTGACGGGGCTGCTGGTGGCTCTGCTCGTCG gccttTCCATGGTTATTGGCGACCTGCTGCGACAGATTCCCTTGGCTGTGCTTTTTGGCATTTTCCTGTACATGGGAGTCACTTCCCTCAACGGGATCCAGTTCTACGAGCGGCTGCACCTGCTGCTCATGCCGCCCAAACACCACCCGGACGTCACCTATGTCAAAAAG GTGCGGACCCTGCGGATGCACCTGTTCACCGCCCTGCAGCTGCTCTGCCTGGCCCTGCTCTGGGCCGTCATGTCCACGGCCGCCTCGCTGGCCTTCcccttcatcctcatcctcacggTGCCTCTGCGCATGGTGGTGCTCACCCGCATCTTCACCGAGCGAGAGATGAAATGC CTGGATGCGAACGAGGCGGAGCCTGTGTTTGATGAGCGGGAGGGCGTGGACGAGTACAACGAGATGCCCATGCCTGTATAG
- the Fastk gene encoding LOW QUALITY PROTEIN: fas-activated serine/threonine kinase (The sequence of the model RefSeq protein was modified relative to this genomic sequence to represent the inferred CDS: inserted 2 bases in 2 codons; substituted 2 bases at 2 genomic stop codons) — MRRGLARNSAAPRTPKAPDGEGGGRGGEDRVERVAPTAASSGRGAARPTPPAQRFQPCSPPRPPLLGCRARCPSHHPASGGTVRPPGGGPRGVYAWAPPPSVEQATLQDLSQLIAQNCPSFDIHPMHVCLHLAVLLGFPSGGPXVCAPEQARRARLPPKPPPPLRPGLRGGQRLEVALNSPHSQRYPRKHLLSSRTGAKPEEFTPHAAALLAQHLARHRLREPQLLEAIVHFLVAQEAQLHSKVEQKQLLPFGRLNYLPAXIPCLERILAREAGAAPLATVGTLMSLCQLRCLPPPALHSVFLXTLVSRVAGIARTPHPLMVRGYLSLLDTAVELELPGYRGPRLPPRQRVPIFPQPLVSARRRCPLPGHKAMVAEGLRQLLGEETYRQGLTVPPGYRTDFLLCGGSXGAVLPVGTRDPFLPYPPRSSPQGQASSNPPTAHDPAQRAVLALRERWHFCRNGIVLLGSRAPREWHLGLLGPLPFEELESQRGLPQLKRYLRQKLQAFGLHWGPEGG, encoded by the exons ATGCGGAGGGGCCTGGCTAGGAACAGCGCCGCGCCCCGCACGCCGAAGGCCCcggatggggaggggggcgggaggggaggggaggaccggGTAGAAAGGGTCGCCCCGACGGCAGCCTCCTCTGGGAGAGGA gccgcccgccccacccccccagcgCAGCGCTTCCAGCCCTGCTCTCCGCCCAGGCCTCCCCTGCTGGGCTGCCGGGCCCGCTGCCCTTCCCACCACCCGGCGAGCGGGGGAACCGTCCGTCCTCCTGGAGGAGGGCCCCGCGGGGTCTAcgcctgggccccccccccctccgtggAGCAGGCCACACTACAGGACTTGAGCCAGCTCATCGCTCAAAACTGCCCCTCCTTTGACATCCACCCCATGCACGTGTGTCTGCACCTGGCAGTCTTGCTTG GCTTTCCATCCGGCGGCC CGGTATGTGCCCCGGAGCAGGCGCGGAGGGCCCGCCTCCCTCcaaagccccctccccctctgcgGCCTGGCCTCCGCGGCGGTCAGAGGTTGGAAGTTGCTTTGAACAGCCCCCATTCCCAGCGGTACCCACGGAAGCACCTGCTCAGCAGCCGGACAGGTGCGAA GCCGGAGGAGTTCACTCCCCATGCCGCAGCGCTCCTGGCCCAGCACCTGGCGCGGCACCGGTTGCGGGAACCCCAGCTTTTAGAAGCCATTGTTCACTTCCTGGTGGCCCAGGAAGCCCAGCTCCACAGCAAG GTGGAACAGAAGCAGCTCCTGCCCTTTGGGCGGCTGAACTACTTGCCAG GCATCCCCTGCCTGGAGCGAATCCTGGCTCGGGAGGCCGGGGCGGCGCCCTTAGCCACGGTCGGCACCTTGATGTCCCTGTGCCAGCTCCGGTGCCTGCCCCCGCCAGCCCTGCACTCTGTCTTCTTATAAACCCTCGTCAGCCGCGTCGCTGGTATCGCACG CACCCCTCACCCCCTGATGGTGCGCGGCTACCTCTCGCTGCTCGACACGGCCGTGGAGCTGGAGCTCCCGGGGTACCGAGGGCCCCGCCTTCCCCCGCGGCAGCGAGTGCCCATCTTCCCGCAGCCGCTCGTCAGCGCCCGCCGCC GGTGCCCTCTCCCCGGGCACAAGGCCATGGTGGCTGAGGGGCTGCGCCAGCTGCTAGGGGAGGAGACATACCGCCAGGGCCTGACTGTGCCTCCGGGCTACCGCACAG ACTTCCTGCTGTGTGGGGGCAGTTAGGGCGCCGTGCTTCCCGTCGGGACCCGGGACCCCTTCCTGCCGTACCCCCCACGATCCAGCCCGCAGGGCCAGGCTTCCTCCAACCCCCCCACCGCCCACGACCCCGCCCAAAG GGCGGTGCTGGCGCTGCGTGAGCGGTGGCACTTCTGCCGCAACGGCATCGTGCTGCTGGGGTCCCGGGCCCCGAGGGAGTGGCACCTGGGCCTcctgggcccc CTGCCCTTCGAGGAGCTCGAGTCCCAGAGAGGCCTGCCCCAGCTCAAGCGCTACCTGAGGCAGAAGCTCCAGGCCTTCGGCCTCCACTGGGGCCCTGAGGGGGGATGA
- the Tmub1 gene encoding transmembrane and ubiquitin-like domain-containing protein 1 → MALIEGVGDEVTVLFAVLACLLVLALAWVSTHTTETTTDPPPRPSGTPTADQPSEAMAAATDGVRGEAPGAEPPGLRHRASAAQPEPGTGVPAPLPPPDSPQEPLVLRLKFLNDSEQVARAWPHDTIGTLKRTQFPGREQQVRLIYQGQLLGDDSQTLGSLHLPPNCVLHCHVSTRVGPPHPPCPPGSEPGPSGLEIGSLLLPLLLLLLLLLWYCQIQYRPFFPLTATLGLASFTLLLSLLAFAMYRP, encoded by the exons ATGGCCTTGATTGAAGGGGTGGGTGATGAGGTGACTGTCCTTTTCGCGGTGCTTGCCTGCCTCCTGGTGCTGGCCCTCGCTTGGGTCTCCACACACACCACCGAGACCACCACGGACCCCCCGCCCCGGCCATCAGGGACACCGACGGCAGACCAGCCCAGCGAAGCCATGGCAGCAGCCACTGACGGCGTCCGAGGGGAGGCTCCGGGGGCCGAGCCTCCCGGCCTGAGACACAGAGCTTCCGCCGCACAGCCAGAGCCTGGCACGGGGGTCCCGGCCCCGCTACCACCCCCAGACTCTCCACAGGAGCCTCTAGTGCTACGGCTGAAATTTCTCAATGACTCAGAGCAGGTGGCCAGGGCCTGGCCCCATGACACCATTGGCACCTTGAAaag GACCCAGTTTCCCGGCAGGGAGCAGCAAGTGCGACTCATTTACCAAGGCCAACTGCTAGGAGACGACAGCCAGACGCTGGGCAGCCTTCACCTCCCTCCCAACTGCGTCCTCCACTGCCACGTGTCCACGAGAGTCGGCCCCCCGCATCCCCCCTGCCCGCCGGGGTCCGAGCCAGGCCCCTCCGGGCTGGAAATTGGCAGCCTACTGCtgcccctgctgctgctgctgctgctcctgctctgGTACTGCCAGATCCAGTACCGGCCCTTCTTTCCCCTGACCGCCACCCTGGGCCTGGCCAGCTTCACCCTGCTGCTCAGCCTGCTGGCCTTTGCCATGTACCGCCCGTAG